One window of Brachybacterium ginsengisoli genomic DNA carries:
- a CDS encoding sugar phosphate isomerase/epimerase family protein translates to MTTDITFGFSSYSFHSKLSTGEMSLPQVIDWIAASEGEHLELASLADDADSPIPNIASDPAYVDQIRDHAAAAGVPLTSLAIGADLSTGDPAQVARVKEYVDLAERLGITRMRHDVVGHSGHEGDDTPLFEQVLPNIVAASKEIAQYAATKGITTSLENHGFFVQAADRVRRIIHAVDEPNFRTTLDVGNFVCVDEDPAVSVPQNLPYAMVVHFKDFYIRPADAAPGEGWFRSRGGKHLRGAVVGNGDIDLRAVARAIRDSDFAGYAAIEFEGWEDCLLGCERGIAHAKSLFA, encoded by the coding sequence ATGACCACCGACATCACCTTCGGCTTCAGCTCCTACAGCTTCCACTCCAAGCTCTCCACCGGCGAGATGAGCCTGCCGCAGGTCATCGACTGGATCGCGGCGAGCGAGGGCGAGCATCTCGAGCTCGCCTCCCTCGCCGACGACGCCGACTCCCCGATCCCGAACATCGCCTCCGACCCCGCCTACGTCGACCAGATCCGCGACCACGCCGCAGCCGCGGGCGTGCCGCTGACCAGCCTCGCCATCGGCGCGGACCTCTCCACCGGGGACCCCGCGCAGGTGGCCCGCGTGAAGGAGTACGTGGACCTCGCCGAGCGCCTCGGCATCACGCGGATGCGCCACGACGTGGTGGGCCACAGCGGCCACGAGGGCGATGACACGCCCCTGTTCGAGCAGGTGCTGCCGAACATCGTCGCCGCGAGCAAGGAGATCGCCCAGTACGCGGCGACGAAGGGGATCACCACGAGCCTCGAGAACCACGGCTTCTTCGTGCAGGCGGCGGACCGGGTGCGTCGGATCATCCACGCGGTCGACGAGCCGAACTTCCGCACCACCCTCGACGTGGGCAACTTCGTGTGCGTCGACGAGGACCCGGCCGTCTCCGTCCCGCAGAACCTGCCGTACGCGATGGTCGTCCACTTCAAGGACTTCTACATCCGCCCGGCCGACGCCGCCCCCGGCGAGGGCTGGTTCCGCAGCCGCGGAGGCAAGCACCTGCGCGGCGCCGTGGTCGGCAACGGCGACATCGACCTGCGCGCCGTCGCCCGCGCGATCCGCGACTCCGACTTCGCCGGCTACGCCGCCATCGAGTTCGAGGGCTGGGAGGACTGCCTCCTGGGCTGCGAGCGCGGGATCGCCCATGCCAAGAGCCTGTTCGCCTGA